One genomic window of Arachis hypogaea cultivar Tifrunner chromosome 8, arahy.Tifrunner.gnm2.J5K5, whole genome shotgun sequence includes the following:
- the LOC112707190 gene encoding inactive TPR repeat-containing thioredoxin TTL3: MSKAIHQPGLDSVCCDRTMNKPDSTNLDLRPSPLKLTTTSAARTKNPPRAPTNPANFSGDLAGAHDAVRSVPAPPRSSKPGHRRTVSAGAPLIYSGGSSNTSPNLSPGGNIFPAGKSPKPVALPTRGPSRPDVLGSGAVNYGRGSIVRGGGGAKHGNSTNGFCDAEELKRLGNEFYRNGNFVDALAMYDRAVAVSPGNAACRSNRAAALTALGRLGEAAKECDEAVSLDPGYARAHKRLASLYLRFGQVENSQLHLSLSGLKMDEYEEQTLMFLEKHLNRCEDARKVGDWKGVLRESEAAIAVGADFSPQLVACKAEAYLKLHLFEDAESTLSNIPKVEGCPLAYSQIKFFGMLGEAYVPFVSAQVEMALGRFETAVAAAEKASLLDHRNVEVARIVNTVKMVARARSRGNDLFSSGKFSQACSAYGEGLKYDCFNYVLYCNRAICWSKLGLWEQSVQDCNQALLIQPNYTKALFRRAASNAKLERWAEVVKDYETLRCELPEDSEVAEFLRQAKLALEKSREAVYAVEVEEILALDKFKAAIASAGVSVVHFKVASNELCEEISPFVNTLCVRYPSVKFIRVDVEECLSIAKAENIRIVPTFKIYKNGVKVKEMIRPIHQLLEDSVRKNSSL, translated from the exons atgtcTAAGGCTATACACCAACCGGGTTTAGATTCTGTGTGTTGCGACCGCACCATGAACAAGCCTGATTCCACCAACCTCGATCTACGACCTTCCCCTCTCAAACTCACCACCACCTCCGCCGCCCGAACCAAGAATCCACCCCGTGCCCCTACTAACCCAGCCAACTTCTCCGGCGACCTCGCCGGAGCACACGACGCCGTCCGATCCGTCCCGGCGCCCCCGAGGAGCTCCAAACCAGGTCACCGGAGAACTGTTTCCGCCGGAGCTCCGCTAATCTACTCCGGAGGAAGCTCAAACACCAGCCCGAACCTTTCTCCCGGCGGGAACATCTTCCCTGCCGGAAAATCTCCCAAACCAGTTGCTCTACCCACTCGCGGGCCGAGCCGGCCAGATGTTCTCGGCTCCGGCGCCGTGAACTATGGCCGCGGCAGCATCGTGCGAGGTGGTGGGGGCGCCAAGCATGGGAACAGCACCAACGGTTTTTGTGATGCTGAAGAATTGAAGAGGTTAGGGAATGAGTTTTATAGGAATGGGAACTTCGTGGATGCTCTGGCAATGTATGATCGTGCTGTTGCGGTGTCACCGGGCAATGCGGCGTGCCGGAGTAACCGTGCCGCGGCGCTTACAGCGTTGGGGAGGCTGGGAGAGGCCGCAAAGGAGTGTGACGAGGCTGTGAGTTTGGACCCTGGTTATGCCAGGGCGCATAAGAGGCTTGCTTCTCTATATTTGCG CTTTGGGCAGGTAGAAAACTCACAGCTTCACCTCTCTCTATCTGGGCTAAAAATGGATGAATATGAAGAGCAAACACTGATGTTCTTAGAGAAGCATCTAAACCGATGTGAAGATGCACGAAAGGTTGGTGATTGGAAGGGCGTACTTAGGGAATCAGAGGCGGCCATTGCGGTTGGAGCAGACTTCTCACCTCAG CTTGTTGCTTGTAAAGCAGAAGCTTATTTGAAGCTTCATCTGTTTGAGGATGCGGAATCCACACTTTCAAACATTCCCAAGGTGGAAGGTTGTCCCCTGGCCTACTCTCAAATCAAGTTTTTTGGCATGCTTGGTGAAGCCTACGTGCCTTTTGTCTCTGCACAGGTTGAGATGGCCTTGGGAAG GTTTGAGACTGCTGTTGCTGCAGCAGAAAAGGCTAGCCTGTTAGATCACCGTAATGTTGAAGTTGCCAGGATTGTTAATACTGTAAAAATGGTAGCAAGAGCTCGATCAAGGGGCAATGATCTTTTCAGCTCTGGCAAGTTCTCTCAAGCGTGTTCTGCTTATGGCGAAGGCCTCAAATATGACTGTTTCAACTATGTTCTATATTGCAATAGAGCTATTTGTTGGTCTAAACTTGGACTATGGGAACAATCTGTTCAAGATTGCAACCAAGCTCTTCTCATTCAACCAAATTACACCAAGGCACTTTTCCGCAGAGCCGCATCAAATGCAAAG CTTGAAAGATGGGCGGAAGTTGTTAAAGATTATGAGACTTTAAGGTGTGAACTCCCCGAAGACAGTGAAGTTGCTGAATTTCTTCGCCAGGCTAAACTAGCATTGGAAAAATCTCGTGAAGCGGTATATGCAGTTGAAGTCGAAGAAATCTTGGCACTAGATAAATTCAAGGCAGCTATTGCTTCTGCTG GTGTTTCGGTAGTTCATTTCAAAGTGGCATCAAATGAACTATGTGAAGAAATATCTCCATTCGTAAATACATTGTGCGTTAGATATCCATCTGTCAAGTTTATTAGG GTGGATGTTGAAGAGTGTCTATCAATAGCAAAAGCTGAAAACATTAGAATTGTTCCAactttcaaaatatataaaaatgggGTGAAGGTGAAGGAAATGATCCGGCCAATCCACCAGTTGTTAGAGGACTCAGTAAGGAAAAATAGTAGTCTCTAA
- the LOC112705297 gene encoding uncharacterized protein has protein sequence MADNKEGGIVKKGDEEGLKMAVSLLQEYELPAGLLPLQDVVEVGYVKSTGYMWIVQKKKVEHEFKMVKKLVSYDSEITGFISKKKIKKLKGVKAKELMLWPPVSEISVDDPPTGKIHFKSLAGITKTFPVEAFAAGQ, from the coding sequence ATGGCTGATAATAAGGAAGGAGGGATTGTGAAGAAGGGCGACGAGGAAGGCCTAAAGATGGCCGTTTCGTTGCTGCAAGAGTATGAACTTCCGGCAGGGCTTCTCCCACTTCAAGATGTGGTGGAAGTAGGGTATGTGAAGAGCACAGGGTACATGTGGATAGTGCAGAAGAAGAAGGTGGAGCATGAGTTCAAGATGGTGAAGAAGCTAGTGAGCTATGACTCAGAGATCACAGGGTTCATATcaaagaagaagatcaagaaacTCAAGGGTGTGAAGGCCAAGGAGCTTATGCTGTGGCCACCAGTGAGTGAGATCAGTGTTGATGATCCACCAACTGGGAAGATCCACTTCAAGAGCCTTGCCGGAATCACCAAGACTTTCCCGGTTGAGGCCTTTGCCGCCGGCCAGTAA